The following proteins are co-located in the Hypanus sabinus isolate sHypSab1 chromosome 28, sHypSab1.hap1, whole genome shotgun sequence genome:
- the LOC132382352 gene encoding UDP-glucuronosyltransferase 2A1-like, which yields MEGSGWKSRALVPFLFGIIISLLCPINQSANVLVVPVDGSHWINMRILLEELKPRGHNFTVIYIEKSWYINERPNLYQSIVIPMKNIEVKDIVGIILQKALQLGKDGWSFSDNIEFQSEVLQFMRNCQNVFHFIISEIFQNKTLLSQLEKANFDLVLSDPFFVTGSMLAYYLKLPLVYNVRWLESGEAHFLFVPSPLSYVPILGSNLTDKMSFLQRTQNFIQHLIFQSIVELTIYPKYNELCHRYLGPDTDIKTILLRADVWLMRVDFVLEFPRPTMPNIVYIGGFQCKPAQPLAAEFEEFVQSSGKHGLIVMSLGSFIHSLPKQITMEIAEAFAQVPQKVIWRYDGEIPPNVGNNTLLRKWIPQNDLLGHPNTRVFISHGGTNGIYEAIYHGVPVIGMPLIFDQFDNLLRLESRGAAKVLNVATMHSTNLLQALHEVINGTFYRDNMKKLSTLHRDQPQSPMERAVFWIEYVARHKGAGHLRSESYRLPWYVYYCVDVMILLLSMLLMAIVLVVVALKRLCHIAWKKKQKNE from the coding sequence ATGGAAGGTTCTGGATGGAAAAGCCGAGCACTTGTCCCATTTCTCTTTGGTATTATCATCAGTTTGCTTTGTCCCATCAATCAGTCAGCTAATGTATTAGTTGTACCTGTCGATGGAAGTCATTGGATCAACATGAGAATTCTCTTGGAGGAACTGAAACCTCGTGGACACAACTTCACGGTGATTTATATTGAGAAAAGTTGGTACATCAATGAAAGGCCCAACCTATATCAATCTATCGTAATTCCAATGAAAAACATTGAAGTAAAGGATATAGTTGGTATAATTCTTCAAAAAGCACTTCAGCTTGGGAAGGATGGCTGGAGCTTCAGTGACAATATTGAGTTCCAGTCTGAAGTTCTACAGTTTATGCGGAACTGTCAGAATGTTTTCCATTTTATTATCAGTGAAATATTTCAAAACAAAACATTACTAAGCCAACTTGAAAAGGCAAACTTTGACCTGGTGCTTTCAGACCCTTTTTTTGTTACTGGATCAATGCTTGCTTATTATTTAAAACTTCCTTTGGTGTATAATGTTCGATGGTTAGAATCTGGTGAGGCTCACTTCTTGTTTGTCCCATCCCCCCTTTCTTATGTCCCAATCTTAGGCTCAAACCTAACAGACAAAATGTCCTTTCTTCAAAGAACACAAAACTTCATCCAACATCTAATCTTTCAATCCATTGTAGAACTTACCATTTATCCCAAATACAATGAGCTCTGTCATCGATATTTGGGTCCAGACACAGATATCAAGACAATTCTGCTGAGGGCTGATGTGTGGCTGATGAGAGTCGATTTTGTACTTGAATTCCCAAGACCCACCATGCCAAATATTGTCTACATTGGAGGCTTCCAGTGTAAACCAGCCCAACCACTAGCGGCAGAGTTTGAAGAGTTTGTTCAAAGCTCAGGAAAGCATGGACTTATAGTGATGTCATTAGGATCTTTTATCCATTCCTTGCCAAAGCAGATTACAATGGAAATAGCTGAGGCATTTGCTCAAGTACCCCAGAAGGTGATTTGGAGATATGATGGAGAAATCCCTCCCAATGTAGGTAATAATACACTACTGAGAAAATGGATCCCTCAGAACGACCTTCTGGGACACCCCAACACACGAGTCTTCATTTCGCACGGTGGTACCAATGGTATTTACGAGGCCATCTACCACGGGGTGCCAGTGATTGGCATGCCTCTAATTTTTGATCAGTTTGACAATTTACTTCGACTTGAATCCCGAGGTGCAGCAAAGGTGCTTAATGTTGCAACCATGCACTCCACAAATCTATTGCAGGCACTTCATGAGGTGATAAATGGCACATTTTACCGGGACAACATGAAGAAACTCTCTACCCTCCACCGGGACCAACCACAGTCGCCAATGGAGCGAGCCGTTTTCTGGATTGAGTACGTTGCCCGACACAAAGGAGCAGGACATTTGCGTTCTGAATCCTACCGACTGCCCTGGTATGTTTACTATTGTGTGGATGTGATGATCTTACTGTTGTCCATGTTACTCATGGCAATAGTGCTGGTGGTTGTAGCACTGAAGAGACTTTGTCACATTGCAtggaagaaaaagcaaaagaatgAATAA